One genomic window of Ilyobacter polytropus DSM 2926 includes the following:
- a CDS encoding ABC transporter substrate-binding protein, with protein MKKVIVILIVVLSGLFLCKEISNRNTISIGVITTLSGEESSLGISVLNGIAMAAEEFNKDKKFYEKKVILTIKDDKNDFEESKKSAEELIDAGVVAILGPALSEAGIAVSEVGNKREKLIISPTVATKKLSGKDDYFIRVTPSVDRNAVSLAEVSRDYMGMKKILLIYNEKNLAYTESFKDKYIEKFTENSNYENFVYIKKSSEKIASYFTKIKDEIDGVVIIASPIDTAEITQKIKKIKRDIKILASDWAYHQNFITYGGKYAEGVYIAVNYDDAYFKKEKGYLDERFKNFKKNYINKFKEDPNNGSLNGYESFNILVYAIRRNKGNSENLKREVLSTESEKYFLQPGKFDKYGDCERDTFVFQVKNKKFKRWNFRKTEISGKI; from the coding sequence TTGAAAAAAGTAATTGTTATTTTGATTGTGGTCCTATCAGGACTTTTTTTATGTAAGGAGATAAGCAATAGAAATACTATAAGTATAGGGGTGATTACCACACTTTCTGGAGAGGAATCTAGCTTGGGAATATCAGTGTTAAATGGTATAGCAATGGCTGCAGAAGAGTTTAACAAAGACAAAAAGTTTTATGAAAAGAAAGTTATTTTGACAATAAAAGATGATAAAAATGACTTTGAAGAATCAAAAAAATCTGCGGAAGAACTCATAGATGCAGGGGTTGTAGCTATACTGGGACCTGCCTTATCTGAGGCTGGGATAGCAGTAAGTGAAGTGGGGAATAAAAGAGAAAAGCTCATAATAAGTCCTACAGTGGCAACCAAAAAACTTTCTGGTAAGGACGACTATTTTATAAGAGTGACGCCTTCTGTAGATAGAAATGCAGTATCTCTTGCAGAGGTATCTAGAGATTATATGGGTATGAAAAAAATATTACTTATTTATAATGAGAAGAATTTGGCTTATACAGAATCTTTTAAAGATAAGTATATAGAAAAATTCACAGAAAATTCTAATTACGAGAATTTTGTTTATATAAAAAAGTCTTCAGAAAAAATAGCTTCCTATTTTACCAAGATAAAAGATGAGATCGACGGAGTGGTAATAATAGCAAGTCCAATAGATACAGCAGAAATAACACAGAAGATAAAGAAAATAAAAAGAGATATAAAAATATTGGCTTCAGACTGGGCATATCATCAGAATTTTATAACCTATGGTGGGAAGTACGCAGAAGGGGTATATATCGCTGTTAATTATGATGATGCTTATTTTAAAAAAGAGAAAGGATATTTAGATGAAAGATTCAAAAATTTTAAGAAAAACTACATAAATAAGTTTAAAGAAGATCCCAATAACGGATCTCTTAATGGGTATGAAAGCTTTAATATTTTGGTTTATGCAATAAGAAGAAATAAAGGGAACAGCGAGAATCTAAAAAGAGAAGTGTTATCCACTGAATCAGAAAAATATTTTTTACAGCCTGGAAAATTTGATAAATATGGTGACTGTGAAAGAGATACCTTTGTATTTCAGGTAAAAAATAAAAAGTTCAAAAGGTGGAATTTTAGAAAAACTGAAATATCTGGGAAAATTTAA